In Halococcus agarilyticus, a single genomic region encodes these proteins:
- a CDS encoding TrmB family transcriptional regulator gives MASLRDLGLSEYEARVYRALLDTGPTTAKELSRASEVPMGRIYDVLASIETHGLVRAQTASRPKKYVAVEPDTALSRLLEDRRRELDAKADQYEEIVDDLIGELDATDGSNETFWTAAVGPADTADLLVERLATADESVVMVASALSRQFDVDSVGDRVTAELDAAVERGVEVSLLMRPDLVSALPETVGERYLDRLAPNERFATRTSDAVERTFTVIDGVETCIEVPHPLDSSKSFAMIDFQDPAFATEILEEFTPRWERAEPLALGEG, from the coding sequence ATGGCGAGCCTCAGGGATCTCGGTCTCTCGGAGTACGAGGCGCGGGTCTACCGGGCGCTGCTCGACACCGGGCCGACGACCGCGAAGGAGCTCTCGCGCGCGAGCGAGGTCCCGATGGGACGGATCTACGACGTCCTCGCGAGCATCGAGACTCACGGATTGGTGCGCGCCCAGACCGCGAGCCGGCCGAAGAAGTACGTCGCGGTCGAGCCCGACACCGCGCTCTCACGGCTGCTGGAGGACCGCCGGCGCGAACTCGACGCCAAAGCCGATCAGTACGAGGAGATCGTCGACGATCTGATCGGCGAGCTCGACGCGACCGACGGGTCGAACGAGACGTTCTGGACGGCGGCGGTCGGGCCGGCCGACACCGCCGATCTCCTCGTCGAGCGGCTCGCGACCGCCGACGAGAGCGTGGTCATGGTGGCTTCGGCGCTCTCCCGGCAGTTCGACGTCGATTCGGTCGGTGATCGGGTCACCGCGGAACTCGATGCGGCGGTCGAGCGCGGCGTCGAGGTCTCGCTGCTGATGCGTCCGGATCTCGTGTCGGCGCTGCCCGAGACGGTCGGCGAGCGCTACCTCGACCGGCTCGCGCCGAACGAGCGCTTCGCCACCCGGACCAGCGACGCGGTCGAGCGCACGTTCACGGTGATCGACGGGGTCGAGACCTGCATCGAGGTGCCCCACCCGCTCGACAGTTCGAAGTCGTTCGCGATGATCGACTTCCAGGACCCGGCGTTCGCGACGGAAATCTTAGAGGAGTTTACGCCACGGTGGGAGCGAGCCGAGCCGCTCGCGCTCGGTGAGGGATAG
- the mptA gene encoding GTP cyclohydrolase MptA, with protein MSQQLPDVQAAQPDVTVGLNRVGVTGVEKLVELDRPDDRPIVLMAEFEVFVDLPSWRKGADMSRNMEVIDETLEAAVAEPAYRVEDVCGDAAERLLEKHAYTTEATVEMEAELVTRERTPASDRPTQGTATIIAGACATDEGTTEEIGTRVTGMTVCPCSQGMSDSRARETLADLGVDDETTEEFLDRVPQAGHSQRGHATLRIESDGAPEADLDELIDVARESMSARIYNLAKRPDEDYMTEHAHANAKFVEDCVRDMAEGVVREFPDLPDDAVVTMKQSNDESIHQHNAHAERVAEVRTLREELDGADVPADD; from the coding sequence ATGAGCCAGCAGCTGCCGGACGTCCAGGCCGCCCAGCCCGACGTCACTGTCGGCCTCAACCGGGTCGGCGTCACCGGGGTCGAGAAGCTCGTCGAACTCGATCGCCCCGACGACCGCCCGATCGTCCTGATGGCGGAGTTCGAGGTGTTCGTCGACCTCCCCTCGTGGCGCAAGGGCGCGGACATGAGCCGGAACATGGAGGTCATCGACGAGACGCTGGAGGCGGCGGTCGCGGAGCCGGCCTACCGGGTCGAGGACGTCTGCGGCGACGCCGCCGAGCGCCTGCTCGAAAAGCACGCCTATACTACGGAGGCGACCGTCGAGATGGAGGCCGAACTCGTCACGCGCGAGCGCACCCCCGCAAGCGACCGGCCGACTCAGGGCACCGCGACCATCATCGCCGGAGCCTGTGCGACCGACGAGGGCACCACCGAGGAGATCGGGACCCGCGTGACGGGGATGACGGTCTGTCCGTGCTCGCAGGGGATGTCGGACTCGCGCGCCCGCGAGACCCTCGCGGATCTCGGCGTCGACGACGAAACGACGGAAGAGTTCCTCGATCGCGTCCCCCAGGCGGGCCACTCCCAGCGCGGCCACGCGACGCTCCGGATCGAGAGCGACGGCGCGCCCGAAGCCGACCTCGACGAGCTGATCGACGTGGCGCGCGAGTCGATGAGCGCCCGGATCTACAATCTCGCGAAGCGCCCCGACGAGGACTACATGACCGAGCACGCCCACGCCAACGCGAAGTTCGTCGAGGACTGCGTCCGCGACATGGCCGAGGGCGTGGTCCGGGAGTTCCCCGACCTCCCCGACGACGCGGTCGTGACGATGAAACAGTCCAACGACGAGTCGATCCACCAGCACAACGCCCACGCCGAGCGGGTCGCCGAGGTGCGCACGCTCCGCGAGGAACTCGACGGTGCGGACGTCCCCGCCGACGACTGA
- a CDS encoding NAD(+)/NADH kinase — MNVGIVARRGNERAAALAGDVRERLSDEGVEVRLDEATADALDCAGHAVDRMSECDLVVSIGGDGTFLFAARGAGETPIMGVNLGEVGFLNATPPGEAVATVEREVERTEVEGQPRTHTVPRLRATNDGETLPPALNEIVVQGQRGPGRGADVVVEIDGSPYFDSRADGVLVATPTGSTAYNLSEGGPLVHPDVDALVVTAMCADETMPPLVVDANEVVVRVTNAPEAVVVGDGRTRETVDLPAEITVDRAPAPLRIAGPPLEFFSALDKLD, encoded by the coding sequence ATGAACGTCGGGATCGTCGCTCGGCGAGGCAACGAGCGCGCGGCCGCACTCGCTGGCGACGTTCGCGAGCGTCTCAGCGACGAGGGCGTCGAGGTCCGGCTCGACGAGGCGACCGCCGACGCGCTCGACTGCGCGGGGCACGCAGTCGACCGGATGAGCGAATGCGATCTCGTGGTCTCGATCGGCGGCGACGGCACGTTCCTCTTCGCCGCGCGTGGCGCTGGCGAGACTCCCATTATGGGGGTGAATCTCGGCGAGGTCGGGTTCCTGAACGCCACCCCGCCGGGGGAAGCGGTGGCGACGGTCGAGCGCGAGGTCGAACGCACCGAAGTCGAGGGTCAGCCCCGCACCCACACCGTCCCGCGGCTCCGCGCGACCAACGACGGCGAGACGCTGCCGCCCGCGCTCAACGAGATCGTGGTCCAGGGTCAGCGCGGCCCCGGTCGCGGGGCCGACGTCGTGGTCGAGATCGACGGATCGCCGTACTTCGACAGCCGCGCCGACGGCGTGCTCGTCGCCACCCCGACCGGCTCGACCGCCTACAATCTGAGCGAGGGCGGCCCACTGGTCCATCCCGACGTCGACGCGCTTGTCGTCACCGCGATGTGTGCGGACGAGACGATGCCGCCGCTGGTCGTCGACGCCAACGAGGTCGTCGTCCGGGTGACGAACGCGCCCGAAGCGGTCGTCGTGGGCGACGGCCGGACCCGCGAGACGGTCGACCTCCCGGCGGAGATCACCGTCGACCGCGCCCCGGCACCGCTGCGGATCGCCGGCCCGCCGCTCGAATTCTTCAGCGCGCTCGACAAGCTCGACTGA
- a CDS encoding universal stress protein, whose amino-acid sequence MAKRVLVPIDGSDGAWNALDHAAAEHPDARFTLLYVINPVGAGAGGQVGDVGYAEEWYETAERRAEELFDAAADRLGSHGFDSEIVVGRPAQTIVEFADEHPIDAIVMGSHGREGVSRILLGSVAETTVRRSPVPVTVVR is encoded by the coding sequence ATGGCGAAACGCGTGCTGGTGCCGATCGACGGCTCGGACGGAGCGTGGAACGCGCTGGATCACGCCGCCGCAGAACACCCCGACGCACGCTTCACGCTGCTGTACGTCATCAATCCGGTCGGGGCGGGCGCGGGCGGTCAGGTCGGCGATGTCGGCTACGCCGAGGAGTGGTACGAGACCGCCGAACGCCGGGCCGAGGAGCTGTTCGACGCCGCCGCCGACCGTCTCGGTAGTCATGGGTTCGACAGCGAGATCGTGGTCGGCCGGCCCGCTCAGACGATCGTGGAGTTCGCCGACGAGCACCCGATCGACGCGATCGTGATGGGGAGTCACGGCCGCGAAGGTGTCTCACGCATCCTGCTCGGCAGCGTCGCCGAGACCACCGTCCGGCGCTCGCCGGTGCCCGTGACGGTCGTCCGCTGA
- a CDS encoding DUF7113 family protein yields MLLIRGRAGGTDLTGTLYERGEDAPSFSGAPDEDAPYVWVCDSFYEVESGGQRQRVGGETVNVAFESPVAHGFETRERAVTGAREHLRTQFARIGVAEADVEVEIVEREPDVHGGSVP; encoded by the coding sequence ATGCTCCTGATCCGTGGGCGGGCCGGCGGAACCGATCTGACCGGCACGCTCTACGAGCGCGGCGAGGACGCCCCCTCCTTCAGCGGCGCGCCCGACGAGGACGCCCCCTACGTCTGGGTCTGTGACTCCTTCTACGAGGTCGAATCCGGTGGGCAGCGCCAGCGCGTCGGCGGCGAAACGGTGAACGTCGCCTTCGAATCGCCGGTGGCCCACGGGTTCGAGACGCGCGAGCGCGCGGTCACCGGGGCGCGTGAGCATCTCCGGACCCAGTTCGCCCGGATCGGTGTCGCCGAGGCCGACGTCGAGGTCGAGATCGTCGAGCGCGAACCGGACGTTCACGGCGGATCGGTTCCGTAG
- the gpmI gene encoding 2,3-bisphosphoglycerate-independent phosphoglycerate mutase, giving the protein MRAALVVLDGWGIGDHDRLDAVRAADTPTMDRLADEGATGTLDTSGRAVGLPAGQMGNSEVGHLTIGAGRVIDQQYTRITRAIEAGELPKNAAIESAFAHAATNGGRIHFMGLVSDGGVHSDQRHLHALIEAAAEYGVEAVTHAFADGRDTPPRSGAGYLADLEDTIDEHGTGDIATVTGRYYAMDRDENWDRTKRAYDAIVDRDADHTTETAVAAVEASYDRGETDEFVEPTLVEGGAQSASGTSSGSERRSREQGGPALADGDSVVWFNFRADRARQLVRMLTATQPDWGFDLDQPAIHLVTMTEYDETFDFPVAFEPHEPEDSLGETLAANGLTQLRIAESEKYPHVTYFLNGGREVEFDGEIREIVDSPDVPTYDHQPEMSAEAVTDTAIETIESEDPDVMVLNYANPDMVGHTGDFDAAVAAVEAVDTQLDRLVTACHWAGAHVLVTADHGNADDMGTPGDPDTAHTLNPVPLIYLTPDDASSEDRRVRPDGELADVAPTLLSLLGIEIPAAMTGETLLVDG; this is encoded by the coding sequence ATGCGAGCGGCGCTCGTCGTGCTCGACGGCTGGGGGATCGGGGACCACGATCGGCTCGACGCGGTCCGGGCGGCCGACACGCCCACGATGGATCGCCTCGCCGACGAGGGAGCGACGGGCACCCTCGACACCTCCGGACGGGCGGTCGGCCTCCCCGCCGGCCAGATGGGCAACAGCGAGGTCGGCCACCTCACCATCGGCGCAGGGAGGGTGATCGACCAGCAGTACACCCGGATCACGCGGGCGATCGAGGCGGGCGAGCTCCCGAAAAACGCCGCCATCGAGTCGGCGTTCGCCCACGCCGCAACGAACGGCGGTCGGATCCACTTCATGGGCCTGGTGAGCGACGGCGGCGTGCACTCCGACCAGCGTCACCTCCACGCGCTGATCGAGGCCGCCGCCGAGTACGGCGTGGAGGCGGTCACGCACGCCTTTGCTGACGGCCGAGATACGCCACCGAGGAGCGGCGCGGGCTACCTCGCCGATCTCGAGGACACGATCGACGAGCACGGTACCGGCGACATCGCCACCGTCACCGGGCGGTACTACGCGATGGACAGGGACGAAAACTGGGACCGGACTAAGCGGGCATACGACGCCATCGTCGACCGCGACGCCGATCACACGACCGAGACGGCGGTCGCGGCAGTCGAAGCGTCGTACGACCGCGGCGAGACCGACGAGTTCGTCGAGCCGACGCTGGTCGAGGGCGGGGCGCAAAGCGCCTCTGGAACGAGCTCGGGGAGCGAGCGGCGGAGCCGTGAGCAGGGCGGGCCGGCGCTCGCCGACGGCGATTCGGTCGTCTGGTTCAACTTCCGGGCGGACCGCGCGCGCCAGCTGGTCCGGATGCTTACTGCCACGCAGCCCGACTGGGGGTTCGATCTCGATCAGCCCGCGATCCACCTGGTGACGATGACCGAGTACGACGAGACGTTCGACTTTCCCGTGGCGTTCGAACCCCACGAGCCCGAGGACAGCCTCGGCGAGACGCTCGCCGCCAATGGGCTGACCCAGCTCCGCATCGCCGAATCCGAGAAGTACCCCCACGTCACCTACTTCCTGAACGGCGGACGCGAAGTCGAGTTCGACGGCGAGATCCGGGAGATCGTCGACAGCCCGGACGTGCCGACCTACGACCACCAGCCGGAGATGAGCGCCGAAGCGGTGACCGACACGGCCATCGAGACCATCGAATCCGAGGATCCCGACGTGATGGTACTCAACTACGCGAACCCCGATATGGTGGGTCACACCGGCGACTTCGACGCGGCGGTCGCCGCGGTCGAAGCCGTCGACACCCAGCTCGATCGGCTGGTCACGGCCTGCCACTGGGCGGGAGCGCACGTGCTCGTAACCGCCGATCACGGTAACGCCGACGACATGGGCACGCCAGGCGACCCCGACACGGCGCACACGCTGAACCCCGTACCGCTGATCTACCTCACGCCCGACGACGCATCGTCGGAAGACCGACGTGTGCGCCCCGACGGTGAGCTCGCCGACGTCGCGCCGACGCTCCTTTCGCTGCTCGGCATCGAGATACCTGCGGCGATGACCGGCGAGACGCTGCTCGTGGACGGGTAG
- a CDS encoding aconitate hydratase, with amino-acid sequence MSGTVAEQLIDDHLVEGEMKPGEEIALEIDQTLTQDATGTMVMLELEAMDVEHIESELSAQYVDHNLIQEDNKNPDDHLFLESACEKWGVWYSAAGNGVSHPVHQQRFGVPGKTLLGSDSHTPAAGAMGMLAIGSGGLDIAMAMAGEPYHVAMPEVWGVELTGELPDWCSAKDVILEMLRRHDVDGGVGRVIEYHGPGLETLTAMDRHVIANMGTELGATSTVFPADDAVKRFLAQQGREDEFRELRAAADAEYHVTETIALDEIEPLIAKPSSPGNVVPVTEVASEDLYQAYIGSSANPGLRDFAVPAMMVEGERVPPAVSFDVNPTSRQLLQNLTEMGHLGDLYASGARVHQAGCNGCIGMGQAPATGRNSLRTVPRNFPGRTGTREDSVFLCSPETATASALAGEITDPRTLEDTHDMAYPEWSEPEEVIVDEAALSPPPEEPGGELEKGPNVKSLPEFEAVPDSLAGPVLMKVGDDISTDEIMPAGSDVLPYRSNIPKISEWVFDQVEQGFHERAEAQGAPWLAVGGSNYGQGSSREHAALAPYHLGMRAALAVSYARIHWQNLVNFGIVPLEFTDRDDYDAIEQGDSLELPDVRAELQSGSAVTVRNATRDTTFTAEHTLSPRQVEIVLQGGMIEDYKR; translated from the coding sequence ATGTCCGGAACCGTCGCGGAGCAACTCATCGACGACCATCTCGTCGAAGGGGAGATGAAACCAGGCGAGGAGATCGCCCTCGAGATCGACCAGACGCTGACACAGGACGCCACCGGCACGATGGTGATGCTCGAACTCGAAGCCATGGACGTCGAGCACATCGAGAGCGAGCTCTCGGCCCAGTACGTGGATCACAACCTGATCCAGGAGGACAACAAGAACCCCGACGACCACCTCTTCCTGGAGAGCGCCTGCGAGAAGTGGGGCGTCTGGTACTCCGCCGCCGGCAACGGCGTCTCCCATCCCGTCCACCAGCAGCGCTTCGGCGTCCCCGGCAAGACGCTGCTCGGCTCGGACTCGCACACGCCGGCTGCGGGCGCGATGGGGATGCTGGCGATCGGTTCCGGGGGACTGGATATCGCGATGGCGATGGCCGGCGAACCCTACCACGTGGCGATGCCCGAGGTGTGGGGCGTCGAACTCACAGGAGAACTCCCCGACTGGTGCAGCGCGAAGGACGTGATCCTCGAGATGCTGCGTCGCCACGACGTCGACGGCGGCGTCGGTCGCGTGATCGAGTATCACGGCCCCGGCTTGGAGACCCTGACCGCGATGGACCGCCACGTGATCGCCAACATGGGGACCGAACTCGGGGCCACTTCGACTGTGTTCCCCGCCGACGACGCCGTGAAGCGGTTCCTCGCCCAGCAGGGTCGCGAGGACGAGTTCCGGGAACTGCGCGCCGCCGCCGACGCCGAGTACCACGTCACCGAGACCATCGCGCTCGACGAAATCGAGCCGTTGATCGCCAAACCCTCCAGCCCGGGGAACGTCGTCCCGGTGACCGAGGTGGCTAGCGAGGACCTCTATCAGGCCTACATCGGCTCCAGCGCGAACCCCGGACTTCGGGATTTCGCGGTGCCGGCGATGATGGTCGAAGGCGAGCGAGTCCCGCCCGCGGTGAGCTTCGACGTGAATCCCACCTCCCGGCAGCTGCTCCAGAACCTGACCGAGATGGGCCATCTGGGGGATCTGTACGCGAGCGGCGCGCGCGTTCACCAGGCCGGCTGCAACGGCTGCATCGGGATGGGCCAGGCACCCGCCACCGGTAGGAACAGCCTGCGCACGGTGCCGAGAAACTTCCCCGGGCGCACCGGCACCCGCGAGGACAGCGTGTTCCTCTGTAGCCCGGAGACCGCGACCGCGAGCGCGCTCGCCGGCGAGATCACGGACCCGCGCACGCTCGAAGACACCCACGACATGGCCTATCCCGAGTGGTCCGAACCCGAGGAAGTCATCGTGGACGAGGCGGCGCTGAGCCCGCCGCCCGAGGAGCCCGGTGGCGAACTCGAAAAGGGGCCGAACGTGAAATCCTTGCCCGAGTTCGAGGCGGTTCCCGACTCGCTCGCCGGTCCCGTACTCATGAAAGTCGGCGACGACATCTCGACCGACGAGATCATGCCCGCCGGATCGGATGTCCTTCCCTACCGCTCGAACATCCCGAAGATCAGCGAGTGGGTGTTCGATCAGGTCGAGCAGGGCTTTCACGAGCGCGCCGAAGCGCAGGGCGCGCCGTGGTTGGCCGTCGGTGGGTCGAACTACGGCCAGGGAAGTTCGCGCGAGCACGCCGCCCTCGCCCCCTACCACCTCGGAATGCGGGCCGCGCTGGCCGTGAGCTATGCCCGCATCCACTGGCAGAACCTCGTGAACTTCGGGATCGTGCCGCTCGAGTTCACGGATCGGGACGACTACGACGCCATCGAGCAGGGCGACAGCCTCGAACTTCCTGACGTCCGTGCGGAGCTGCAGAGCGGCTCCGCCGTCACCGTGCGCAACGCCACGCGGGACACCACGTTCACGGCCGAACACACGCTGAGCCCGCGGCAGGTCGAGATCGTGCTCCAGGGCGGGATGATCGAGGACTACAAGCGCTGA
- the gfo6 gene encoding D-xylose 1-dehydrogenase Gfo6 codes for MALDGYFEGFTRRDWQTIDEGQVELAVVGLGGFARERALPAIRDAAFCEATVLVSSSPEKAGGLAETFGVERVLGYEAFRDGEASEEYDAVYVATPPAFHEEYATAAADRGKHVLCEKPLAADHAAAERMVDACAEASVVCMTAYRLRTEPAVRRMRELIADGAIGDPVQVHGGFSTRLLDEMSPDTWRLDPDVAGGGALMDLGVYPLNTTRFLLDADPVGVVAETHSGEAPFDRVDEHVALQLSFPGGVTASCTASFDAHPDSRLQVLGTDGQVLITDPFGGDVSQEIVVERGDTHTRYAGPSVDEVREEFDYFAHCVLTGEDCETDGEDGLADLRIIEAAYESAETGERVELSPSS; via the coding sequence ATGGCTCTCGACGGCTACTTCGAGGGGTTCACCCGACGTGACTGGCAGACGATCGACGAGGGGCAGGTCGAACTCGCCGTGGTCGGCCTCGGTGGGTTCGCCCGCGAGCGCGCGCTGCCCGCGATCCGCGACGCGGCGTTCTGCGAGGCCACCGTCCTCGTGAGCAGTTCGCCCGAGAAAGCGGGGGGCCTCGCCGAGACGTTCGGCGTCGAGCGAGTGCTCGGCTACGAGGCGTTCCGCGACGGGGAGGCCAGTGAAGAATACGACGCGGTCTACGTCGCCACCCCGCCGGCGTTCCACGAGGAGTACGCGACGGCGGCCGCCGATCGCGGCAAACACGTCCTCTGTGAGAAGCCACTCGCTGCAGACCATGCAGCGGCCGAGCGGATGGTCGACGCCTGCGCCGAGGCCAGCGTGGTGTGCATGACTGCCTACCGGCTCCGGACCGAACCCGCGGTCAGACGGATGCGCGAGCTGATCGCCGACGGTGCGATCGGCGACCCGGTTCAGGTCCACGGCGGCTTCTCCACGAGGCTGCTCGACGAGATGAGTCCCGATACGTGGCGGCTCGATCCCGACGTCGCGGGCGGCGGCGCGCTGATGGATCTCGGGGTGTACCCGCTCAACACCACCCGCTTCCTGCTCGACGCCGATCCCGTTGGGGTGGTGGCCGAGACCCACTCCGGGGAAGCGCCGTTCGACCGCGTGGACGAGCACGTCGCCCTCCAACTCTCCTTCCCGGGTGGCGTGACTGCCTCGTGCACGGCGAGCTTCGACGCCCACCCCGACAGCCGCCTCCAGGTGCTCGGCACCGACGGCCAGGTGCTCATCACCGACCCCTTCGGCGGCGACGTCTCCCAGGAGATCGTGGTCGAGCGCGGCGACACCCACACCCGCTACGCCGGCCCCTCGGTCGACGAGGTCCGCGAGGAGTTCGATTACTTCGCGCACTGCGTGCTCACCGGCGAGGACTGTGAGACCGACGGCGAGGACGGGCTGGCCGACCTCCGAATCATCGAAGCGGCCTACGAGTCCGCCGAAACCGGTGAGCGCGTCGAGCTGTCGCCGTCGTCGTAG
- the nadC gene encoding carboxylating nicotinate-nucleotide diphosphorylase: MPVDRSQVERWLREDLGHHDVTNDVPGDTTGRLVAKESGVAAGLEAAVAVFDHLGVGVETRVDPGERVESGDTVLTVDGAARAVLRGERVAVNVAGHASGIATRTRKAVDAAREVSDAVRIAGTRKTTPGLRGVEKRAIVAGGGDTHRLDLSHMVMVKDNHIAEMGLEDAVSHFRERASFATKIEVEVERPADGRRAAEAGADIVLFDNLAPEAVAEGVEALPAGVLVETSGGITLDTVPEHAATGVDVISLGSLTHSAPALDYSFRTG, from the coding sequence ATGCCGGTCGACCGTAGCCAGGTCGAGCGGTGGCTCCGCGAGGACCTCGGCCACCACGACGTGACCAACGACGTGCCAGGCGACACGACGGGACGATTGGTCGCGAAGGAGTCGGGCGTCGCGGCCGGACTGGAGGCCGCCGTCGCGGTGTTCGACCATCTCGGAGTCGGGGTCGAGACGCGCGTCGATCCGGGTGAGCGGGTCGAGTCGGGCGACACGGTTCTGACCGTCGACGGTGCGGCACGCGCGGTGCTCCGTGGCGAGCGCGTCGCGGTCAACGTCGCGGGCCACGCCTCCGGGATCGCCACACGTACGAGAAAAGCCGTGGACGCCGCCCGCGAGGTGAGCGACGCGGTGCGGATCGCGGGGACGCGCAAGACCACGCCAGGCCTCCGCGGCGTCGAAAAGCGCGCGATCGTGGCGGGTGGCGGCGACACCCACCGGCTCGATCTCTCACACATGGTGATGGTGAAGGACAACCATATCGCCGAGATGGGCCTCGAAGACGCCGTGTCGCACTTCCGCGAGCGCGCCTCCTTCGCCACGAAGATCGAAGTCGAGGTCGAGCGTCCTGCGGACGGCCGGCGGGCCGCCGAGGCCGGTGCGGACATCGTGCTGTTCGACAACCTCGCGCCCGAAGCGGTCGCAGAGGGTGTCGAGGCGCTGCCCGCGGGTGTGCTCGTGGAGACCAGCGGCGGGATCACGCTCGACACCGTTCCCGAACACGCCGCCACCGGCGTCGACGTGATCTCGTTGGGATCGCTCACCCATTCGGCCCCGGCGCTCGACTACTCGTTTCGCACCGGCTGA
- a CDS encoding L-aspartate oxidase, whose protein sequence is MPGTGANGGETADETDTTTVETLVVGSGVAGCAAALAAARAGQDVLLVTKAERPADATSWWAQGGVAVSREHPEAFKQDILTASDGAADPDAVDVLVENANDAVEDVLVETLDVPFDTDENGDGEFAYGREAAHGERRILHVNASTGRHVLGPFLSHLDDHPNVAIREDTAALELLTREGRVHGAMVQSVGTVEPVYAGATVLATGGIGALYDRSTNPTGATGDGIAMAALAGADVTDMEYVQFHPTAYAGDEPFLLSEAVRGEGALLRNGDNERFMPEYHPDAELAPRDVVARTVAAERDRTGDVVLDVSPLDFEAEFPDLAAKCEERGIDVETGVPVSPAEHFVCGGIDVDSRGRASLDRLFAVGECSRTGVHGANRLASTSLLEGLVWGLRAGQAAAADGADPTVVEAPDLRDSDPALPEAFAEEKFGRLRRTTEEYVGLARTPDGLRRARAAIRRLKGEVDAYVRTRTSRELYELRAATVTGLLIVRAASENAESRGCHHLVDESAETTDAGEENEAHAGRP, encoded by the coding sequence GTGCCTGGAACCGGAGCGAACGGCGGCGAGACGGCGGACGAGACCGACACAACGACGGTCGAGACGCTGGTGGTCGGCAGCGGCGTCGCGGGCTGTGCGGCGGCGCTCGCGGCCGCGCGAGCCGGTCAGGACGTGTTGCTCGTGACGAAGGCCGAACGGCCGGCGGACGCGACGAGCTGGTGGGCCCAGGGTGGGGTCGCGGTCTCGCGCGAGCACCCTGAAGCGTTCAAGCAGGACATCCTCACCGCGAGCGACGGCGCAGCCGACCCCGACGCGGTCGATGTGCTGGTCGAGAACGCGAACGACGCCGTCGAGGACGTGCTCGTGGAGACGCTCGATGTGCCGTTCGACACCGACGAGAACGGGGATGGGGAGTTCGCGTACGGCCGCGAGGCCGCCCACGGCGAGCGCCGGATCCTCCACGTGAACGCGAGCACCGGCCGCCACGTCCTCGGCCCGTTCCTCTCGCATCTCGACGACCATCCCAACGTGGCGATCCGCGAGGACACCGCGGCGCTCGAACTCCTCACCCGCGAAGGGCGAGTTCACGGCGCGATGGTCCAGTCCGTTGGAACTGTGGAACCCGTCTACGCGGGCGCGACCGTGCTCGCCACGGGCGGGATCGGCGCGCTCTACGACCGCTCGACCAACCCCACAGGCGCGACCGGCGACGGGATCGCGATGGCGGCGCTCGCCGGAGCCGACGTCACGGACATGGAGTACGTCCAGTTCCATCCGACGGCGTACGCAGGGGACGAACCGTTCCTGCTGAGCGAGGCCGTCCGTGGGGAGGGGGCGCTGCTCCGCAACGGCGATAATGAGCGGTTCATGCCCGAGTACCATCCGGACGCCGAACTCGCGCCACGGGACGTGGTCGCGCGCACCGTGGCGGCAGAGCGCGACCGAACCGGCGACGTGGTGCTCGACGTCTCGCCGCTCGACTTCGAGGCGGAGTTCCCGGACCTCGCCGCGAAGTGTGAAGAACGCGGAATCGACGTCGAAACGGGGGTTCCGGTGTCGCCCGCCGAGCACTTCGTCTGCGGCGGGATCGACGTCGACTCGCGTGGCCGGGCGAGTCTCGATCGGTTGTTCGCGGTCGGGGAGTGTTCTCGAACGGGGGTTCACGGCGCGAATCGGCTCGCCTCGACGAGTCTGTTGGAGGGTCTGGTGTGGGGTTTGCGCGCGGGCCAGGCCGCCGCTGCGGACGGGGCCGACCCCACGGTGGTCGAGGCCCCCGACCTCCGCGACAGCGACCCCGCGCTTCCCGAGGCGTTCGCCGAAGAGAAGTTCGGCCGACTGCGACGGACGACGGAGGAGTACGTCGGCCTCGCCCGCACCCCTGACGGTCTCCGTCGAGCACGCGCGGCGATCCGGCGGCTAAAGGGCGAGGTCGACGCCTACGTCCGGACGCGCACCTCGCGCGAGCTCTACGAACTCCGGGCCGCGACCGTGACAGGACTGCTGATCGTTCGGGCCGCGAGCGAGAACGCCGAGTCGCGCGGCTGTCACCACCTCGTCGACGAGAGCGCCGAGACGACCGATGCCGGCGAGGAGAACGAGGCCCATGCCGGTCGACCGTAG